The DNA region GTGTATTTCATTTGCTGTCAAATCCCAAATTTATGTACAGAGTTGACCCAATAAATTCTCCAGATGAAGTATACTTTCGACTTGTTCAGATAATCGTATaggtttttataaaaaaaaagcgaataaAAAAGTTAGCATCAATTGGTTTCAAGTAGAGCCGCAAAATTCGGAAATCCCCAGAATGACCATACAAGGACTGAAGTGTGACCTCAGCCCGACGGTGACCACCTGTCTGCAGCTGAAGGACTGCGTCCGTCCCGACTGCTGTCCCATCCGGGACCCTATTCCCTACGATGCCGAATGCTTTGTGCGGGACATTGGCCAGGAGCTGGACCAACTGACGCGTCGCCACGAGCGCATGTTCGTCAAGCGTCGCCGTCTAATGGAAATGGCCATACCCATACGCCGCACCTGCCGCTTTGTGCCCAAGTGCGCCTGCTCCTTTCCCAAGTCCATCGAAATGGTGCGTCCTTGCGACGCCCAGAATCACACCCGCACCGAGCAACTGGCTCTGCCCACCGTCCGTCGTTTGCTCCACAGGCGGCGCACGGCGATCCTGGCGGGCGACTCAATTGGCGAGTCCATACTGAACAGGTGGCTTCGCTACAGCTACCTATCGCTCTACAGTCGTCTCTCGAATGCACAGCCGTTGGTCAAGCCGTAAGCCTACCAGCAGCAATGCCTATTTAAAAGATTACTAATTATCCCCTATACGAATTAATGTCCTTGCaggaagaaaaagaagaagaaaacggAAAAGCAGCTGGCTCGGCACGAAAAGTACATAGAAAAGTTGGCGAAACCAAAGAAAGCGCCCAAGATCCCAAAGCCGGTAAGTGAAAAACTGGCAGACAAACTATGCAAatgttatattatttatattatattttaggATCGGGGGGCGGGGGAGTTCGACCCCGTGCGTCTCAAGCAGCTGGCAAGTCCGAAGGCGTATTTGGAGGAGATCAAGCCCAAGTGGGAGCTGACCATGCAAATGAAGGACTACAAGGCGACCAAGCGGATCAAGCAAATATCACAGCCCGTTGTGCGGGATAATGTCCACATCAACGAGAATCCGGAGAAGGTCTCGCCCAATGCCCTTCGCTACAAACgtaagtacacacacacacacaacaactTTATTTGACCATATATTGATGACCATTTAGCGAGTGCTCGCATCAAGGAGATGTCCGAGCCATTGACCACGCGCGATGCCAACCAGGGATTGGCGGACGTCAAGGAGAATCCATTCGGGATCGCGCCAAACGCACTCAAATACAAGGCGAGCACACGGATCAAGGAGCTGGCGGAGCCCAAGGAGTTCGAGAACACGCACATCCGCGAGAATCCGTTTGCCATATCGCCGGCGGCACTGAAAGCCAAAGCCTCGCCACGCCTCATCGAGCTGGCCAAGCCCAAGGGCGGATAATGGGAACCGGGCGGGGAGGGATCGTCTCCATAATTATTGCCGTCATTATTGGTGTTctaagtttttcatttcggctACATTTGTTATCGagttttatattaaatttgtCTTTGGCTTGCTAAAAACATCGTAATTTTTCACAATAATTTCGAGTCTTTTCAGGATTGGAAGATGATACTGATAAAATCCCCAGTTTTAAACTGGTTTTTTGATCTTCTACGGCTTTTCATTCCATTCAAACAAAGTGGGTCAAATATGTTTGggttttttcatttgtttgtaTTACTTAAAATTTAGACAGCTCAAACTGACAATGgcttttaaataataattaatttagaTTTGAGTTTATTGTTATCTTTCTCACAGCTCCAGTGGAGTGGGTCCACTCAAAGCCGTCCGCTATCAGTTAATTGGTTTAGCAATATCATTTGTTTTCGGTGTTTTGCTTTTCAACGGggtaaacataaaatataattcgACCATAAATTAGAATCATTGCGAAAtcaaaatggggaaaaaataatacgtaAATAATTACAACATAATCAAGGATCAATGTATTACTGCCAATTGGTAAAACTAAAGAATTCGCGAATTTTGGATTCGGGGCGGGTCTGCAGGCGTTTCAATTGGACTAAACTTAAATATTCGCCGGAAATAATACTCAAATGAATGCACTGAAGACATTgggacaaataaaaaattggaCGTAAAGGAAAATTAAGAACTCAAGGTGTTTCT from Drosophila santomea strain STO CAGO 1482 chromosome 3R, Prin_Dsan_1.1, whole genome shotgun sequence includes:
- the LOC120452208 gene encoding uncharacterized protein LOC120452208 codes for the protein MTIQGLKCDLSPTVTTCLQLKDCVRPDCCPIRDPIPYDAECFVRDIGQELDQLTRRHERMFVKRRRLMEMAIPIRRTCRFVPKCACSFPKSIEMVRPCDAQNHTRTEQLALPTVRRLLHRRRTAILAGDSIGESILNRWLRYSYLSLYSRLSNAQPLVKPKKKKKKTEKQLARHEKYIEKLAKPKKAPKIPKPDRGAGEFDPVRLKQLASPKAYLEEIKPKWELTMQMKDYKATKRIKQISQPVVRDNVHINENPEKVSPNALRYKPSARIKEMSEPLTTRDANQGLADVKENPFGIAPNALKYKASTRIKELAEPKEFENTHIRENPFAISPAALKAKASPRLIELAKPKGG